From Deltaproteobacteria bacterium, a single genomic window includes:
- a CDS encoding radical SAM protein gives MRVLILFPSMDIEWERVKAYEANVRRPSLGLGYLMAILRKAGIEFTYMDMVAKRLALRDVVEELKAGAYTTVALHANSSTKDDVCRIIAAVREHTGAKTLIGGPGGVRGREFMEAGADCVCVGEAEARFVPILRALHGDGELGEILGILYHNAAGEIVETADAGFIEDLDAVPFPWRPREFVPLFGEPVNPAVTGTYISLIASRGCPYKCTFCYAHQVWEHKVRFRSPDNVLDEMAHEQANWPDAYFTFVDDVWGLENEWAIEFCRKKIERGLTFKWMCIIHPLSFGRRRAEIMELMARAGCNCISYGAQSSDPGILKAIQRSPKEPGELAEAIALCRRHDILSIVTWIFGLPGETHDTVKTSIAWCLKHRPHLADFHPLYVIPGTALEKQYGAGPCTVLTPQEVEMACATGFRKFYTRPYTAWQLASFILRKNPRYILRMGTPIKRLVIHAINQEKTLPGHEPAQQPATT, from the coding sequence GTGCGTGTGTTGATCTTGTTCCCCTCCATGGACATCGAATGGGAACGCGTGAAGGCATACGAAGCCAACGTGCGCCGTCCCTCGCTCGGACTCGGCTACCTGATGGCTATCCTGCGCAAAGCAGGGATCGAGTTCACTTACATGGACATGGTCGCTAAGAGGCTGGCTCTGCGGGACGTGGTCGAGGAACTCAAGGCCGGCGCGTACACCACCGTCGCACTCCACGCGAACAGCTCCACGAAGGACGACGTCTGCCGCATCATCGCCGCCGTGCGCGAACACACGGGCGCAAAGACGTTGATTGGCGGTCCCGGCGGCGTTCGCGGGCGCGAATTCATGGAGGCGGGCGCGGACTGCGTGTGCGTGGGCGAGGCGGAAGCGCGATTCGTGCCGATCCTGCGGGCACTTCACGGTGACGGCGAGCTCGGCGAGATCCTCGGGATTCTCTATCACAACGCCGCAGGGGAGATCGTCGAAACGGCCGATGCGGGTTTCATCGAGGACCTCGACGCCGTCCCGTTTCCGTGGCGGCCCCGGGAATTCGTTCCGCTCTTCGGCGAGCCCGTGAACCCGGCGGTGACGGGCACCTACATCAGCCTGATCGCCTCGCGCGGCTGTCCGTACAAGTGCACGTTTTGCTACGCCCACCAAGTGTGGGAGCACAAGGTCCGCTTCCGCTCGCCCGACAACGTGCTCGACGAGATGGCGCACGAGCAGGCCAACTGGCCCGACGCCTACTTCACGTTCGTCGATGACGTTTGGGGCCTCGAAAACGAGTGGGCGATCGAGTTCTGTCGCAAGAAGATCGAACGCGGGCTCACCTTCAAATGGATGTGCATCATCCATCCGCTCAGCTTCGGCCGGCGGCGCGCCGAGATCATGGAACTCATGGCGCGCGCGGGCTGCAACTGTATCAGCTACGGTGCACAGTCGTCGGACCCCGGCATCCTCAAGGCGATCCAGAGGTCGCCCAAGGAACCCGGGGAGCTCGCCGAAGCCATCGCGCTTTGCCGCCGGCACGACATCCTGTCGATCGTGACGTGGATTTTCGGTCTCCCCGGCGAAACGCACGACACCGTGAAGACAAGCATCGCCTGGTGCCTGAAGCACCGGCCGCATCTTGCCGACTTTCATCCGCTCTACGTGATCCCGGGGACGGCGCTGGAAAAGCAATACGGCGCCGGGCCGTGCACGGTCCTGACGCCGCAGGAAGTCGAAATGGCCTGCGCCACGGGCTTCCGCAAGTTCTACACGCGGCCCTACACCGCGTGGCAACTCGCGAGCTTCATCCTGCGCAAAAATCCGCGTTACATTCTGCGCATGGGCACGCCGATCAAGCGCCTCGTCATCCACGCCATCAATCAGGAAAAGACCCTGCCGGGTCACGAGCCCGCCCAGCAGCCCGCGACGACCTGA
- a CDS encoding DMT family transporter, whose translation MSWVVLALLAAAIMGSVQIVDKIVLSKWRMTTAAYLVPLTAASVTAAAIVVATVGLSACPWPFALLAMACGGSMYGVIALFYWVMRRLDAPVAAALFYIRTVFVAVLGALVLGEVFGAERYAGMALVLVVTALLGFVGAPSGEHRHVGFSAIAMTVAASLIAAIANVATKYGTTHVDAATWFVFDRLGTIPAMMIALAPRRVRDECVASIRSIGRRTFLLYFSEGFAMLGVWAMVHAVSRGPVTLVMVIFSSAPLFSTALILGLNGLRPHTVPDQGTRERLAPRVALILTGLAGIYLTVGG comes from the coding sequence ATGAGCTGGGTTGTTCTCGCATTGCTGGCCGCGGCCATCATGGGCAGCGTTCAGATCGTCGACAAGATCGTGCTGTCGAAATGGCGCATGACGACCGCCGCGTATCTCGTTCCGTTGACCGCCGCGTCAGTGACGGCAGCCGCGATCGTCGTCGCCACCGTCGGCCTGTCCGCGTGTCCGTGGCCCTTTGCGCTGCTCGCCATGGCCTGCGGCGGTTCGATGTACGGCGTCATCGCGCTGTTCTACTGGGTGATGCGCCGCCTCGACGCGCCCGTCGCCGCCGCGCTGTTCTACATCCGCACCGTCTTCGTCGCCGTACTCGGTGCGCTCGTGCTCGGTGAGGTCTTCGGCGCGGAGCGATACGCGGGCATGGCGCTCGTCCTGGTCGTCACCGCACTGCTCGGTTTCGTCGGCGCGCCGAGCGGTGAACATCGTCATGTCGGATTTTCGGCGATTGCCATGACCGTCGCCGCAAGCCTCATCGCCGCGATCGCCAACGTCGCCACGAAGTACGGGACGACGCACGTCGACGCGGCCACCTGGTTCGTTTTCGACCGCCTTGGAACGATTCCCGCGATGATGATTGCGCTTGCACCGCGCCGCGTTCGCGACGAGTGCGTCGCGTCGATCCGGTCCATCGGACGGCGGACGTTTCTCCTCTACTTCAGCGAGGGGTTCGCCATGCTCGGCGTGTGGGCGATGGTCCACGCGGTGAGCCGCGGCCCGGTCACACTCGTCATGGTCATCTTCTCCAGCGCGCCGCTCTTTTCCACCGCGCTCATTCTGGGGCTGAACGGCCTGCGACCCCATACCGTGCCCGACCAGGGCACACGTGAGCGGCTCGCGCCGCGGGTCGCGCTCATTCTGACGGGCCTCGCCGGAATCTACCTCACGGTCGGGGGCTGA
- a CDS encoding DUF819 family protein — protein MDARAIFTLLFAFVVPALAVFGARRVRLLGVLGPVVLCYGAGIVTANFAMGAIDAALATSISEAAVGLAIPMLLFSCDVRRWFGLARSTLVSFALACVAVLIVSGIAARMFAGSIPDAWKIAGMLVGVYVGGTPNMSAIGIALGVSDETFVLVNGADVIASSVYLLFLVSVAQRLLLRVMPAFRSPEGEPVADPMLRGTEDVRAKDRAISILLAALVAGGSIGLSLLVLGKIETVLVMLAVTSGGIGLSMLPGVRAIAGSYQTGEFVLLAFCASIGLIADLRRIVDVGGVYLLYVAVVLFASAALHFALAAIARIDADTAIITSTAAIFGPAFVGPVAASLKNRDIVVSGLTTGLMGYALGNYLGLGLAWLVR, from the coding sequence ATGGACGCACGCGCGATTTTCACGCTTCTGTTTGCCTTCGTCGTGCCTGCGCTGGCCGTCTTCGGCGCGCGGCGGGTGCGTCTGCTCGGCGTGCTCGGCCCGGTCGTGCTCTGTTACGGGGCGGGGATCGTCACGGCAAATTTCGCGATGGGCGCGATCGACGCGGCGCTCGCGACATCGATCAGCGAAGCGGCGGTCGGTCTCGCGATTCCGATGCTGCTGTTTTCGTGCGATGTGCGCCGCTGGTTCGGACTGGCGCGTTCCACACTCGTGTCGTTCGCCCTCGCGTGCGTCGCCGTGCTGATCGTGTCGGGCATCGCGGCGCGCATGTTCGCCGGATCGATTCCCGATGCGTGGAAGATCGCGGGAATGCTCGTCGGTGTGTACGTCGGCGGCACGCCGAACATGTCCGCGATCGGCATCGCCCTCGGCGTTTCCGACGAAACGTTCGTGCTCGTCAACGGCGCGGACGTCATCGCCAGTTCCGTGTATCTGCTGTTTCTGGTCAGCGTCGCGCAGCGCCTGTTGCTCCGCGTCATGCCCGCGTTTCGCTCGCCGGAAGGCGAGCCGGTGGCCGATCCCATGCTCCGGGGCACGGAAGACGTGCGCGCGAAGGACCGGGCGATTTCGATCCTGCTGGCGGCGCTCGTGGCGGGGGGATCGATCGGACTCTCGCTCCTCGTGTTGGGCAAGATCGAAACCGTCCTCGTCATGCTCGCCGTGACGAGCGGCGGAATCGGCCTTTCGATGCTGCCCGGCGTTCGCGCCATCGCGGGATCGTATCAGACGGGGGAGTTCGTGCTGCTGGCGTTCTGCGCGTCCATCGGCCTCATTGCGGACCTGCGCCGGATCGTGGACGTCGGCGGCGTGTACCTGCTCTATGTCGCGGTTGTCCTGTTCGCGTCGGCCGCGCTGCACTTCGCGCTTGCCGCCATCGCCCGCATCGATGCCGACACGGCCATCATCACCTCCACCGCCGCCATCTTCGGTCCCGCCTTCGTGGGTCCCGTCGCAGCCTCGCTGAAAAACCGCGACATCGTCGTTTCGGGCCTCACGACCGGACTGATGGGGTACGCGCTCGGCAATTATCTCGGCCTCGGTCTGGCGTGGCTCGTGCGCTAG
- the cobA gene encoding uroporphyrinogen-III C-methyltransferase, with protein sequence MTPPRNTLPITLVGESLRVLVVGGGAVGTRKTETLLEAGCTVSVIAREAPARVIELASAHRIALHVREYRHGDAGGFDLVVSATGDRDLATSIADEVRARGGLFNCADAPELGNVHLPAVFREGSVSVAVSTGGDSPGLATRVRDFLRASISPRLVEAVWRGADVSSEGPGTVFLVGAGPGDPDLITLAAISALARADVILYDMLVNPELLRFARREAIREFVGKSAGGEYTPQAEINERLYAHAVAGRTVVRLKGGDPFLFGRGSEEWRYLAERGVPVECVNGVSSAFAAITAAGYPLTERERCDSVFVTTGHRSVSPGTRLVPDYDPGVVAIVLMASKSLAEVLAAFREHGWSDATPAVMISRATLPDQRHVASTLGEVAEASRTAQLATPALLAVGDALDAPIVSPRP encoded by the coding sequence ATGACTCCGCCCCGAAATACCCTCCCGATCACGCTGGTGGGCGAGTCGCTCCGCGTGCTCGTCGTCGGCGGCGGCGCGGTGGGTACGCGCAAGACCGAAACGCTGCTCGAGGCGGGGTGCACCGTGAGCGTCATCGCGCGCGAAGCCCCGGCGCGCGTGATCGAACTGGCGAGCGCGCATCGAATCGCGCTCCACGTGCGTGAATATCGGCACGGCGACGCCGGCGGTTTCGATCTGGTCGTCTCGGCGACGGGCGATCGCGATCTCGCCACGTCGATCGCCGATGAGGTTCGCGCGCGGGGCGGTCTCTTCAACTGCGCCGACGCGCCGGAACTCGGCAACGTTCACCTGCCCGCCGTGTTCCGCGAGGGATCGGTATCGGTGGCTGTTTCCACCGGCGGCGATTCGCCCGGACTGGCCACCCGCGTGCGAGATTTTCTCCGCGCGTCAATTTCTCCCCGGCTCGTCGAGGCGGTTTGGCGAGGGGCCGACGTTTCGAGCGAAGGTCCCGGAACCGTATTTCTCGTCGGCGCGGGACCCGGCGACCCGGATCTCATCACGCTGGCCGCGATTTCCGCGCTCGCACGGGCCGACGTGATTCTCTACGACATGCTCGTCAATCCCGAACTGCTGCGTTTCGCGCGCCGCGAAGCGATCCGAGAATTCGTCGGCAAGTCCGCGGGAGGCGAATACACGCCGCAAGCCGAAATCAACGAGCGCCTTTACGCCCACGCCGTCGCGGGGCGAACGGTGGTGCGTCTCAAGGGCGGCGATCCGTTTCTTTTTGGTCGCGGCTCAGAGGAATGGCGCTATCTGGCGGAGCGCGGTGTTCCCGTGGAATGCGTCAACGGGGTGAGTTCGGCGTTCGCGGCGATCACCGCCGCCGGCTATCCCCTGACGGAACGAGAGCGCTGCGACAGCGTCTTCGTGACGACGGGTCATCGCTCCGTTTCGCCGGGTACTCGCCTCGTGCCCGACTACGACCCCGGCGTTGTGGCGATCGTTCTCATGGCGTCGAAATCGCTCGCCGAGGTGCTTGCCGCTTTTCGCGAGCATGGCTGGTCCGACGCGACGCCCGCCGTGATGATCTCGCGTGCGACGTTGCCCGACCAGCGACACGTGGCTTCGACGCTCGGCGAGGTTGCCGAGGCGAGCCGGACGGCGCAACTCGCCACACCCGCGCTGCTGGCCGTCGGCGACGCGCTCGACGCGCCGATCGTCAGCCCCCGACCGTGA
- a CDS encoding outer membrane lipoprotein-sorting protein translates to MRRIALAIVVCLLAAPAAFAQDKSGSQIVDEMVSGISQGNMQMQLTMKILSKSGQTRERVLRSRMKEESGLGKSIITFEAPEDVKGTKFLLIENKGRDDDQLLYLPALKKVRRIAGSQRTQSFMGTDFTYSDLETHDVSEGEHVRLADEKVNGADCYVVETTPKASVNSEYAKVKYWVRKDNMVVVKAEFADKAGAPVKSLVTDQLDEYKPGKWMPKYLKMSNVQKGTSTEILISKYQFDAKIADDFFTERFLQDESQF, encoded by the coding sequence ATGCGTCGCATCGCCTTGGCCATCGTCGTTTGCCTTCTCGCCGCTCCAGCCGCATTCGCCCAGGACAAATCCGGAAGCCAGATCGTGGACGAGATGGTGAGCGGCATCTCGCAGGGCAACATGCAGATGCAGCTCACCATGAAAATCCTGTCCAAATCGGGCCAGACGCGCGAGCGCGTGCTGCGAAGCCGCATGAAGGAAGAAAGCGGCCTCGGCAAGTCGATCATCACCTTCGAGGCGCCCGAGGACGTGAAAGGCACGAAGTTCCTGCTGATCGAGAACAAAGGCCGGGACGATGACCAGCTTCTCTACCTGCCCGCTCTCAAAAAGGTTCGCCGCATCGCGGGATCGCAGCGCACGCAAAGCTTCATGGGAACCGACTTCACGTATTCCGATCTGGAGACGCACGACGTGAGCGAGGGCGAGCATGTCCGCCTGGCCGACGAGAAGGTGAACGGCGCGGACTGTTACGTCGTCGAGACGACGCCCAAAGCTTCGGTCAACTCCGAATACGCGAAGGTCAAATACTGGGTCCGCAAGGACAACATGGTCGTCGTCAAGGCCGAGTTCGCCGACAAAGCGGGAGCGCCGGTCAAATCGCTCGTGACGGATCAGCTCGACGAATACAAGCCCGGCAAGTGGATGCCCAAGTACCTGAAGATGAGCAACGTGCAGAAAGGCACATCCACGGAGATTCTCATCAGCAAGTATCAGTTCGACGCCAAAATCGCCGACGACTTCTTCACCGAGCGTTTCCTCCAGGACGAATCCCAGTTCTAA
- a CDS encoding penicillin acylase family protein — protein sequence MTSRWTEFRAFAFAAMVLIAFAVGCEHGDKAEDESGTADELGLPVDLLIEHADLEDEADVLVDEWGIPHIYARTDRDAFYLQGYMQARDRFGEIDLARKIADGRLGEVIAHVSLVGPLLADVVIWEVDHYFRTLFTAPDGRHIADWIEGRLDEKTIFALQAFVDGVNAYLADMVAGRAEAEPPSMYQGILSYDLASIEPMTIRDILGIMVVNLWAGSNSASEEIALGEALAKLGPEKFFDIYRAKPSDPTAILDSAAKSGEPEHSMAGLDLAAWDEIADRLRDALPAMQAARETIEAARQTFFAQGQHSNNWAVDGAHSATGNALVANDPHLSLLFPSFFYLVHVNSTHFGDGDVSFAGLAFPGAPGAQIGHNDYVAWSGTNAAIDAYDVYIETRPKKDDEHVVFENQLVPIRKFGRNYWTSSDPAEARTISLATQFVPHHGPIVPGSCQGTSCVSLAWTGMSPGNELDAFVDVLFAENLDEGLDAFSEYRRGMYSWILGDVNGDIGYVATGNLPIRENWRTQPPYLPLPGTGGSEWDGYIPDDAQARVKNPVSGYLATANNDIYGTLKDNNPTNDDYYYYYDMDIGYRAGRITRLLRSATDKGATLDDMARIQSDTTSDFGRRMLPFLFKAYNVRPDLVAPDMKRAIDQLATWDFSTPAAVADRYRPEYTDSEKAFQSVSATLFHVWLGRVIVNAFGDEFAEADVELPGDESESGPQWEARALLNLLESPEKTNHGELWWDDITTPVIESKEDILLDALGDAIAWLASEDGIGPEMAEWQWGRLHTAEFALAFEGISIPSLIAPALPESPSDGGWFTINVANPYGLVDDFHNGHAPAARMVMEMDGDRYPALAALPGGQVERPASVYMDNLHDEYMAGEYVPLLYTLDEIIPVTVKRIRFVPAGK from the coding sequence ATGACATCGCGGTGGACTGAGTTTCGTGCGTTTGCCTTCGCGGCGATGGTCCTGATCGCCTTCGCGGTCGGCTGCGAGCACGGCGACAAGGCCGAGGACGAGTCGGGCACGGCGGACGAGCTCGGCCTGCCGGTCGATCTTCTCATCGAGCACGCAGACCTCGAGGACGAGGCGGATGTGCTCGTGGACGAATGGGGCATTCCGCACATCTACGCGCGGACGGATCGAGATGCGTTCTATCTGCAAGGGTATATGCAGGCGCGCGATCGTTTCGGCGAAATCGACCTCGCGCGCAAGATCGCCGACGGCCGGCTCGGCGAGGTCATCGCTCACGTGTCGCTCGTCGGGCCGCTGTTGGCCGACGTCGTGATCTGGGAGGTCGACCACTACTTCCGAACGCTCTTCACCGCTCCCGACGGTCGGCACATCGCCGACTGGATCGAGGGGCGCCTCGACGAAAAGACGATTTTCGCGCTGCAGGCGTTCGTGGACGGAGTTAACGCCTATTTGGCCGACATGGTCGCCGGACGCGCCGAAGCCGAACCGCCCTCGATGTACCAGGGCATTCTGTCGTACGACCTCGCGTCGATCGAACCGATGACGATCCGCGACATCCTCGGCATCATGGTCGTGAACCTGTGGGCCGGATCGAATTCGGCTTCCGAGGAAATCGCGCTCGGCGAGGCGCTGGCGAAGCTCGGACCGGAGAAATTCTTCGACATCTATCGCGCCAAACCGTCCGACCCCACGGCAATCCTCGATTCCGCGGCAAAGAGCGGCGAGCCCGAACACTCGATGGCCGGACTCGACCTCGCCGCATGGGACGAGATCGCCGACCGGCTCCGCGACGCGTTGCCCGCCATGCAGGCCGCGCGTGAGACGATCGAAGCGGCGCGCCAGACGTTCTTCGCGCAGGGGCAGCATTCCAACAACTGGGCCGTGGACGGTGCGCACAGCGCCACGGGCAACGCTCTCGTGGCGAACGACCCACACCTGTCACTGCTTTTTCCGTCGTTCTTCTACCTCGTGCACGTCAACAGCACGCACTTCGGCGACGGCGACGTCTCCTTCGCGGGCCTCGCGTTTCCGGGCGCACCCGGCGCGCAGATCGGTCACAACGACTACGTGGCGTGGAGCGGCACCAACGCGGCGATCGACGCGTACGACGTCTATATCGAAACTCGGCCGAAGAAGGACGACGAGCACGTGGTCTTCGAGAACCAACTCGTGCCCATCCGCAAGTTCGGCCGGAACTATTGGACCTCGTCGGATCCCGCCGAGGCGCGCACGATCAGCCTCGCCACGCAGTTCGTTCCGCATCACGGGCCGATCGTTCCGGGTTCGTGTCAGGGCACCTCGTGTGTGAGCCTTGCGTGGACGGGCATGTCGCCGGGCAACGAACTCGACGCGTTCGTCGACGTGCTGTTCGCCGAGAACCTCGACGAAGGGCTCGATGCGTTCTCCGAGTATCGCCGCGGCATGTATAGCTGGATTCTCGGAGACGTGAACGGCGATATCGGCTATGTCGCCACGGGCAACCTGCCGATTCGGGAAAACTGGCGCACGCAGCCGCCTTACCTCCCGCTTCCGGGCACGGGCGGTTCGGAGTGGGACGGCTACATTCCCGATGACGCGCAGGCGCGCGTGAAAAATCCAGTGTCGGGATATCTCGCGACGGCGAACAACGACATCTACGGCACGCTGAAAGACAACAATCCGACGAACGACGACTACTACTATTACTACGACATGGACATCGGCTACCGCGCGGGGCGCATCACGCGTCTGCTTCGTTCCGCGACCGATAAAGGTGCGACGCTGGACGACATGGCGCGCATCCAGTCCGACACGACGAGCGACTTCGGCCGGCGGATGCTGCCGTTCCTGTTCAAGGCGTACAACGTCCGCCCCGATCTGGTGGCGCCCGACATGAAGCGCGCCATCGACCAACTTGCGACGTGGGATTTCTCGACGCCCGCCGCGGTCGCCGACCGGTACCGGCCGGAGTACACCGACTCGGAGAAGGCGTTTCAGTCGGTCTCCGCGACGCTCTTCCACGTCTGGCTTGGCCGCGTCATCGTCAACGCATTCGGCGACGAGTTCGCCGAGGCCGACGTGGAACTGCCGGGCGATGAGTCGGAGTCGGGTCCGCAATGGGAAGCCCGCGCGTTGCTGAACCTTCTCGAAAGCCCGGAGAAGACGAATCACGGCGAGCTGTGGTGGGACGACATCACGACTCCGGTGATCGAGTCGAAGGAAGACATCCTGCTCGACGCGCTCGGCGATGCGATTGCGTGGCTCGCGTCGGAGGACGGCATCGGGCCGGAAATGGCCGAGTGGCAGTGGGGGCGGCTCCACACCGCCGAGTTCGCGCTGGCGTTCGAGGGCATCAGCATTCCGTCGCTCATCGCCCCGGCGTTGCCCGAGTCGCCGTCCGACGGCGGCTGGTTCACGATCAACGTCGCGAATCCGTACGGCCTCGTGGACGACTTCCACAACGGTCACGCGCCCGCCGCGCGCATGGTGATGGAGATGGATGGCGATCGTTATCCCGCGCTGGCGGCGCTGCCGGGCGGGCAGGTCGAACGTCCCGCGTCGGTCTACATGGACAATCTGCACGATGAATACATGGCGGGCGAGTACGTCCCGCTGCTTTACACCTTGGACGAAATCATTCCCGTGACCGTGAAACGCATTCGTTTCGTGCCGGCGGGCAAGTGA
- a CDS encoding sulfite exporter TauE/SafE family protein: MIWVTLGCIVAFAFTVETIAGFGATVISVSLAANLMPLDELLPIVVPLNVALSAYLVGRHARHVDRGVLVRRFLPSFGLGMPIGLALFNLLPAVALKLLLGAFLCIFAPLELRRLTRPGGEDAKPVDGVAQAALLGAAGVIHGALSTGGPLVVYWAGRAILDKSVFRATLSALWLATGLVLVANYAATGLVTGATLARSAMLFVSVFVGIGAGEWLHARVSERRFRVLAYALLLLTGITLVVTNI, encoded by the coding sequence TTGATCTGGGTCACGCTGGGCTGCATCGTTGCATTCGCGTTTACCGTCGAAACCATCGCGGGTTTCGGCGCGACGGTCATCAGTGTGAGTCTCGCGGCGAACCTGATGCCGCTCGACGAGCTGCTGCCCATCGTCGTTCCGCTGAACGTGGCGCTCTCGGCGTACCTCGTTGGTCGTCACGCACGACATGTCGATCGAGGCGTTCTCGTGCGCCGCTTCCTGCCGTCGTTCGGGCTCGGAATGCCGATCGGACTCGCGCTCTTCAATCTCCTGCCCGCGGTCGCGCTAAAACTCCTGCTTGGCGCGTTCCTGTGCATCTTCGCGCCGCTCGAACTTCGCCGGCTGACGCGCCCGGGCGGCGAAGACGCGAAGCCGGTTGACGGCGTGGCGCAGGCGGCGCTTCTCGGCGCGGCGGGGGTGATTCACGGCGCGCTCTCGACCGGCGGGCCGCTCGTCGTCTACTGGGCCGGGCGCGCCATCCTCGACAAGTCGGTCTTTCGTGCGACGCTCTCCGCCCTGTGGCTCGCTACCGGTCTCGTTCTCGTCGCGAACTACGCGGCGACGGGCCTGGTCACCGGCGCGACGCTTGCGCGCTCCGCCATGCTTTTCGTGTCGGTTTTCGTGGGCATCGGCGCGGGCGAGTGGCTGCACGCGCGGGTGAGTGAACGACGATTTCGCGTTCTCGCTTACGCGTTGCTGCTTCTGACGGGAATCACGCTCGTGGTCACCAACATCTAA